One Picrophilus oshimae DSM 9789 genomic region harbors:
- a CDS encoding AMP-binding protein, whose amino-acid sequence MDFYELFNNFRHNLNNDDFNGISEIFNKLRSIDLSQEFNFVHDVIEKDSLKNPEKTALIHYDMDTERSMEISYRDLVNRSNALLSFLRLNGLKKGSIVYLMMPVVPEQWYALTATIKGGMIAIPCATNLTEYEMKNRFSDLKPDAIIADERSANLIDNIIPENTLRIVLGEKKNWESYNEIKFNKAEYEKTYYKDPILNYFTSGTTGLPKRVIHSAVGYPIGHMSTAAFIGIKSDYIHLNLSATGWAKFAWSSYFAPLIMNATILGINYSGKLNSEKYISLLEKYHVNSFCAPPTAWKQFILIKDLKLPELKVAVSAGEPLNPEVINRFKEKTMITIRDFYGQTESTAMIGNMPGDDIIPGSMGRPSEMYHMVLLDEENKEINENDKIGNIAVKLDYNNTGLLLGYSDESRNRAAFVNNYYLTGDKAYLNNGHWFFVSRNDDIIKTSDYRVGPFEVESALMVHDAVAEAAVIGINNPEKYEIIKAFIILKPGYNPSMDLAISLKNKVSELLPYYKVPSVIEFVNELPKTISNKTRRNVLRDIESKKSSRGEHEYIIK is encoded by the coding sequence ATGGATTTTTATGAATTGTTCAATAATTTCAGGCATAATTTAAACAATGATGATTTTAATGGCATCTCTGAGATATTTAATAAATTACGCAGCATTGACCTTTCACAGGAGTTCAATTTTGTGCACGACGTTATTGAAAAAGATTCATTAAAGAATCCTGAAAAAACAGCATTAATACATTATGACATGGATACTGAAAGGTCCATGGAAATAAGTTACAGGGATCTTGTAAATAGATCAAACGCACTTTTAAGCTTTTTAAGATTAAACGGTTTAAAAAAAGGATCAATTGTTTACCTGATGATGCCCGTTGTTCCTGAACAGTGGTATGCATTAACAGCAACAATAAAAGGTGGTATGATCGCAATTCCATGTGCAACAAATCTAACAGAATATGAGATGAAGAACAGATTCAGTGATTTAAAACCTGATGCAATTATAGCAGATGAGAGGAGTGCGAACTTAATAGATAATATTATACCTGAAAACACTTTAAGAATTGTTTTAGGCGAGAAAAAAAACTGGGAATCCTATAATGAAATAAAATTCAATAAAGCAGAGTATGAAAAAACATATTATAAAGATCCAATATTAAATTATTTTACTTCAGGAACAACAGGCCTTCCAAAGAGGGTTATACACAGCGCTGTTGGATATCCAATTGGTCATATGTCAACAGCTGCATTTATAGGCATTAAATCAGATTACATTCATTTAAATCTAAGCGCAACCGGATGGGCAAAATTTGCATGGAGCTCATACTTTGCACCGCTGATAATGAATGCAACAATCCTTGGAATAAATTACTCTGGAAAATTAAATTCGGAGAAATACATAAGCTTGCTTGAGAAATACCATGTAAACTCATTCTGTGCACCACCAACCGCCTGGAAGCAGTTCATATTAATAAAGGATTTGAAGCTTCCGGAATTAAAGGTGGCCGTGAGTGCCGGCGAGCCATTGAATCCTGAGGTTATAAACAGATTTAAGGAAAAGACAATGATAACAATAAGGGACTTCTACGGCCAGACAGAAAGTACTGCAATGATAGGCAACATGCCCGGTGATGATATCATTCCTGGCTCAATGGGTAGGCCATCTGAAATGTACCATATGGTGCTACTTGATGAAGAAAATAAAGAAATAAATGAAAATGATAAAATAGGAAATATAGCCGTGAAGCTTGATTATAATAACACTGGACTTTTACTTGGATACTCTGATGAATCAAGGAACAGGGCGGCATTTGTTAATAATTATTATTTAACAGGGGATAAGGCCTATTTAAATAACGGTCACTGGTTCTTTGTAAGCAGAAACGATGATATTATAAAAACTTCCGACTACCGTGTAGGCCCATTTGAGGTCGAGAGTGCACTTATGGTACATGATGCGGTTGCTGAGGCTGCAGTCATAGGCATAAATAATCCTGAAAAATATGAAATCATAAAGGCTTTTATAATATTAAAACCAGGATATAATCCCTCAATGGATCTTGCAATTTCACTCAAAAATAAGGTATCAGAGCTTTTACCATACTATAAGGTACCATCGGTCATAGAGTTTGTAAATGAACTTCCAAAAACAATCAGCAATAAAACAAGAAGAAACGTTCTAAGGGATATTGAATCGAAAAAATCATCAAGGGGTGAGCATGAATACATAATAAAATAA
- a CDS encoding ABC transporter substrate-binding protein, producing the protein MNKRIVAVIIVSIVIIASFLIYNIHDNKNVKGITVYADNGTFNFKSSVNRIVSLSPAFTATLYGIGALNDVVGISTCTFYPEPVKNITVVGSYDSINTEEILNLSAQVIIGCSMPASLISKVDSLGIKYLEYVPCNINEIENMTLQLGILTGNERNASIIVKWMNSAIDSFSNISDLEKTCIFYYLDSDPVYTAGNNTFMNQIFNIIDLKNVAAFHNGYFPISMEYILNDSSNIRYIIMSPYVNYTNLKTKAFEATYAFKHNNIIYTNSSLNNLLEEPDFRIIYGAYNLLTEMNRTRAFMVKIPEFPFNLKYSPD; encoded by the coding sequence ATGAATAAGAGGATCGTTGCTGTGATTATAGTTTCAATTGTTATAATAGCCTCGTTTTTGATCTATAATATTCATGATAACAAAAATGTAAAGGGGATAACAGTTTATGCTGACAATGGAACTTTCAATTTTAAATCAAGTGTAAACAGGATAGTTTCATTATCGCCGGCCTTTACGGCAACGCTTTATGGAATAGGTGCCCTTAATGACGTTGTTGGAATAAGCACATGCACCTTTTATCCAGAGCCTGTGAAAAATATAACTGTTGTCGGCTCATACGATAGCATAAATACAGAGGAGATACTAAACCTGTCTGCACAGGTTATTATTGGCTGTTCCATGCCCGCATCACTGATATCAAAGGTTGATTCCCTTGGAATAAAGTATCTTGAGTATGTTCCATGCAATATAAATGAAATAGAGAACATGACATTACAGCTTGGAATACTCACAGGGAATGAAAGAAATGCAAGCATCATTGTAAAATGGATGAATTCTGCCATTGATTCATTTTCAAATATATCAGATCTAGAAAAAACATGTATATTCTATTATCTTGATAGTGATCCTGTTTACACGGCAGGAAACAATACTTTTATGAACCAGATATTCAATATAATAGATTTAAAGAATGTTGCTGCCTTTCATAATGGTTATTTTCCAATTTCAATGGAGTATATATTAAATGACAGTTCAAATATAAGGTATATAATAATGTCACCATATGTTAATTATACAAATCTTAAAACAAAGGCCTTTGAGGCGACATATGCATTTAAGCATAATAATATAATTTACACGAACTCATCATTGAATAATCTGCTGGAGGAGCCGGATTTCAGGATCATATATGGCGCATATAATCTTCTAACCGAGATGAATAGGACAAGGGCCTTTATGGTAAAAATACCGGAATTTCCATTTAATTTAAAATACAGTCCGGATTAG
- a CDS encoding magnesium-dependent phosphatase-1 — protein sequence MEKPWLLAMDLDGTVWDNLNISGVRPPYRRISDNEITNGDVRIKLLDDIIDFMEWCKTNGAIIISLSWNIKENALMALREFNIDRFFDYHATDYTPEKGRRLLEALKYLGDRGIKIDRSRIVYIDDRNIHMDEIKRLVGDIIFIHMWKDVDNYKKAKEIIYKNIIQSKSSRGA from the coding sequence ATGGAAAAGCCCTGGTTACTTGCTATGGATCTTGATGGAACTGTCTGGGATAATTTAAACATCTCGGGGGTCAGGCCACCCTACAGAAGAATAAGCGATAACGAAATAACAAATGGTGATGTTAGGATAAAGCTTCTTGATGATATAATAGATTTCATGGAGTGGTGTAAGACCAACGGCGCAATAATAATATCATTAAGCTGGAACATAAAAGAGAATGCACTAATGGCATTAAGGGAATTTAATATTGACCGCTTCTTTGATTACCATGCAACAGATTACACACCAGAGAAGGGCAGGAGGCTGCTGGAGGCCCTAAAATATCTGGGCGACAGAGGTATAAAAATAGATAGAAGCAGGATTGTTTACATAGATGATAGAAACATACACATGGATGAGATAAAAAGGCTTGTTGGCGATATAATTTTTATACACATGTGGAAGGATGTGGATAATTATAAAAAGGCCAAAGAAATAATATACAAAAATATAATTCAGAGTAAAAGCTCAAGAGGCGCATGA
- a CDS encoding SAM-dependent methyltransferase: MNRKDKYYIRAKRENYRSRASYKIIEINNKYNIVSRGDNVLEFGSSPGGWTQVIENITQSVIIAVDINRMDPVKNTVFIKMNIFDDDIFKSIDHAMAENNIKNFDSILSDAMSRTSGIEDRDHYNSYKICERVMDISIPRLKNGGNIILKQFQGDMTNEFIKKWSGYFNYYKITKPKASRQHSREIYIIFLNRI; the protein is encoded by the coding sequence ATGAACAGAAAGGATAAATATTACATAAGGGCCAAGCGTGAAAACTATCGAAGCAGGGCATCATACAAGATCATAGAGATTAATAATAAATACAATATAGTATCAAGGGGTGATAATGTACTTGAGTTTGGATCATCACCCGGTGGCTGGACCCAGGTTATAGAGAACATAACACAATCTGTTATAATAGCAGTTGATATAAACAGGATGGACCCTGTAAAAAACACGGTATTTATAAAAATGAACATCTTCGATGATGATATATTTAAGAGTATAGATCACGCAATGGCTGAAAATAATATTAAAAACTTTGATTCAATTCTTTCAGATGCAATGTCAAGGACCAGCGGCATAGAGGATCGCGATCATTACAATTCATACAAAATATGCGAGCGTGTTATGGACATCTCAATACCAAGGCTTAAGAACGGTGGAAATATAATACTAAAGCAGTTCCAGGGAGATATGACAAACGAGTTTATAAAGAAATGGTCCGGTTACTTTAACTATTATAAAATAACTAAACCAAAGGCATCCAGGCAGCACAGCAGGGAGATCTATATAATATTCTTAAACAGGATCTAA
- a CDS encoding ATP-binding protein, whose product MGSYINFDEYTDTSMIKIPANPLDRVIGQDEAVKLALMAARQRRNLLLVGPPGVGKSMIAQAMSFYLPRPQEEIRVVHNPVYPERPFVEVKTRDEIEREKIEMNSIEGQLIDPKDAPQNVAERLGYRCPHCGFYSSPSENVCPQCGNTKMVNTAQSPFSDVFNVIGAAFGVGSNERVTQTRRIGEHEEVIVYERQGDKIRVMDEKTMERRRKIEKKSPSKVIVPIDRNPFVLATGASETELLGDVRHDPYGGHPQLGTLPYERVVAGAVHMAHEGVLFIDEITHLGNLQRFILTAMQEKSFPIIGRNPQSAGASVRVDDVPSDFILVAACNIADLQYILSPLRSRIIGNGYEILMETVMEDNEKNRLKYLQFIAQEINMDGRIPHMTIDGAYVIIQEGRRKAKEIDGKDNALSLRLRELGGLVRAAGDIAVENNHKLIEKGDVIEALKLYIPVEEKIKKYYGSMENALRTEATGSQKGVYNYSNGVDDGIYN is encoded by the coding sequence ATGGGATCATATATAAACTTTGATGAATATACAGACACATCAATGATTAAGATTCCGGCAAATCCACTGGACCGTGTGATAGGCCAGGATGAGGCAGTTAAGCTTGCACTCATGGCCGCAAGGCAGAGAAGGAACCTGCTGCTTGTCGGTCCTCCTGGTGTTGGCAAATCCATGATAGCACAGGCCATGTCATTCTATCTTCCCAGACCTCAGGAGGAGATTAGGGTTGTTCATAATCCAGTTTATCCTGAGAGGCCGTTTGTCGAGGTAAAAACCAGGGATGAAATAGAACGTGAAAAAATTGAAATGAATTCCATTGAGGGGCAGTTAATAGATCCAAAGGATGCACCGCAGAATGTGGCCGAGCGTCTTGGATACAGATGCCCCCACTGTGGTTTCTACTCATCGCCATCAGAGAATGTATGCCCACAGTGCGGAAATACAAAGATGGTTAATACAGCACAGAGTCCGTTCAGCGACGTTTTTAACGTCATAGGCGCGGCCTTTGGCGTTGGCAGCAATGAAAGGGTTACCCAGACAAGGCGTATTGGGGAGCACGAAGAGGTAATAGTCTATGAACGCCAGGGTGATAAAATAAGGGTCATGGACGAAAAGACCATGGAGAGGAGAAGAAAAATCGAGAAGAAGAGTCCAAGCAAGGTGATAGTTCCAATAGATAGAAATCCCTTCGTGCTTGCAACAGGAGCCAGTGAAACAGAACTTCTCGGAGATGTCAGGCACGATCCATATGGCGGCCATCCACAGCTTGGGACCCTGCCATATGAAAGGGTTGTTGCCGGTGCGGTTCACATGGCGCATGAGGGCGTTTTATTCATAGATGAGATAACGCATTTAGGCAACCTGCAGCGTTTTATATTAACAGCAATGCAGGAAAAAAGCTTTCCAATAATTGGCAGGAACCCACAGAGCGCAGGTGCAAGCGTGCGCGTTGATGATGTGCCATCTGATTTTATACTTGTTGCAGCATGCAACATAGCAGATCTTCAATACATACTAAGCCCGTTAAGATCACGTATAATAGGCAATGGCTATGAGATCCTTATGGAAACTGTTATGGAAGACAATGAAAAGAACCGGCTAAAGTATTTACAGTTCATAGCACAGGAGATAAACATGGATGGCAGGATACCGCACATGACAATAGACGGTGCATATGTAATAATACAGGAGGGACGCCGCAAGGCAAAGGAAATAGATGGAAAGGACAATGCATTATCATTAAGGTTAAGGGAGCTTGGTGGTCTTGTAAGAGCGGCAGGCGACATAGCGGTGGAAAACAATCACAAATTAATAGAAAAGGGCGATGTAATAGAGGCATTAAAACTTTACATACCTGTTGAGGAAAAGATAAAGAAATACTATGGAAGCATGGAAAATGCATTAAGAACCGAGGCCACAGGGTCCCAGAAAGGTGTTTACAATTATTCAAATGGCGTGGATGATGGTATTTATAACTAA
- a CDS encoding DMT family transporter, with protein MDRRIFYLLLLIFVVFIWGLTFPFMKITLYYISPVVLLAFRFIISSILLIPLIKKRNFLLEKKHLKYGLSAGFMLFLAYYFQTVGLKYTTPSQSGLITGLYVVMLPLISYFYLHIKANRGDLIAVMLGTAGLIIMSKIDFSGSYLFGDVLTLICAFFYAMQTAYVFKYSRDLDSGVFTFYQLIVVGVLSAILISYNPDISGLAVPIVIFTLIFTAALAGTFAIYINTRALMYVEPTAAGIIYVGEPMFAVLSSIIILGEIPNIYTIIGGIIIISGMLVESIDKYLAAKTTF; from the coding sequence ATGGACAGGCGCATATTCTATTTATTACTTTTAATATTCGTTGTCTTCATCTGGGGTCTAACATTTCCATTTATGAAGATAACGCTTTATTATATCTCACCTGTCGTCCTTCTTGCGTTCCGTTTTATTATATCATCAATACTCCTGATACCATTAATAAAGAAAAGGAATTTTTTACTTGAAAAAAAACATTTAAAATACGGTTTATCCGCTGGATTTATGTTATTCCTGGCATATTATTTTCAAACTGTTGGATTAAAATACACAACACCATCACAATCAGGATTAATAACAGGACTCTACGTTGTTATGTTACCATTGATATCATATTTTTACCTGCATATAAAAGCAAACCGCGGTGATCTCATCGCTGTAATGCTTGGTACCGCAGGCCTGATAATAATGTCAAAGATTGATTTCTCGGGTTCGTACCTCTTTGGAGACGTACTTACATTAATATGCGCATTTTTCTATGCAATGCAGACAGCTTATGTATTTAAATATTCCAGGGATCTTGATTCAGGAGTTTTTACATTCTATCAATTAATTGTAGTCGGTGTTCTTTCAGCAATATTAATATCATATAATCCAGATATATCCGGTCTGGCAGTTCCAATAGTGATATTTACTTTGATATTTACAGCCGCATTGGCAGGCACATTTGCAATTTACATAAACACAAGGGCACTTATGTACGTTGAGCCAACGGCTGCCGGGATAATCTACGTTGGAGAGCCAATGTTTGCAGTTCTGTCATCAATAATAATACTTGGGGAGATACCAAATATATATACAATTATCGGTGGTATAATAATCATCTCAGGAATGCTTGTTGAATCCATAGATAAATACCTTGCTGCAAAAACGACATTTTAG
- the gcvH gene encoding glycine cleavage system protein GcvH: protein MSRVPDNLYYTKSHEWFLIENGVATVGITDYAQHQLTDIVYVDFPKNGEHKNKGETLLTIESVKSAEDVYSPVTGEIIEINRDLESKPELINEDPYKNWLVKIRLSNDNFDGMSGEEYKKYIGE, encoded by the coding sequence ATGTCCAGGGTTCCAGACAATCTTTATTATACAAAAAGCCATGAATGGTTTTTAATAGAAAATGGTGTTGCAACGGTTGGAATAACAGATTATGCCCAGCATCAGCTTACAGATATTGTCTATGTGGATTTTCCAAAAAATGGCGAGCACAAAAATAAGGGCGAAACACTTTTAACAATAGAATCTGTTAAATCTGCCGAGGATGTTTATTCTCCTGTAACAGGAGAGATCATTGAAATAAACAGGGATCTGGAATCAAAACCAGAGCTGATAAACGAGGATCCATATAAAAACTGGCTTGTTAAAATAAGGCTTTCAAATGATAACTTTGATGGGATGTCCGGTGAGGAGTACAAAAAGTACATAGGCGAATAA
- a CDS encoding cysteine hydrolase — protein MRYPGVEKSIIIFINNDMEFFNNIFSKMEIIMALDYINHFVEKYKIPVISTRRPINYSTSNPELMEFKMEVDKRRLMGKVPESPMDKKFADDFMLKRLTGDDYSVFKEDIFYKTNLDKIIKEQNKIDLLLCGFFTDTDVFISAVSAYIKEFNVYIISDATSTYSERLYFQSLEMLSYFGTVIDTRDMEKYF, from the coding sequence ATGAGATATCCAGGTGTTGAGAAATCAATAATAATATTTATAAATAATGACATGGAATTCTTTAATAATATATTCAGCAAGATGGAAATTATAATGGCACTTGATTATATAAATCACTTTGTTGAAAAATATAAAATACCTGTTATAAGCACAAGAAGACCGATTAATTATAGTACATCAAATCCTGAACTTATGGAATTTAAAATGGAGGTTGATAAAAGAAGATTAATGGGAAAGGTTCCAGAATCACCAATGGATAAAAAATTTGCGGATGATTTTATGCTGAAAAGATTAACCGGCGATGATTACAGTGTTTTCAAGGAGGATATATTTTATAAAACCAATCTTGATAAAATAATAAAAGAACAAAATAAAATTGATCTTTTATTATGCGGCTTTTTCACAGATACCGATGTCTTTATAAGCGCAGTATCAGCATACATAAAGGAATTCAATGTTTATATAATATCAGATGCCACATCAACATACTCGGAAAGACTTTACTTTCAGTCTCTTGAAATGTTAAGCTATTTTGGCACTGTTATAGATACAAGGGACATGGAAAAGTACTTTTAA
- a CDS encoding exodeoxyribonuclease III, translating to MKILSWNVNGIRAAVKNGILNFINEENPEIVLLQEIKSGKNDLPEELHHMGYKIFINPAEKKGYSGTMALSKVEPLDYSSGIGIKDYDSEGRVQILKYDNFYIINTYFPNSQHGLTRLDYKIDFDNKFLEFCEKLRKEKPLIITGDFNVAHEEIDIARPKDNENNAGFTIQERNWMTEFLNHGYIDTYRYFHKEPGHYSWWSYRFNARAKNIGWRIDYFIVTDDFIKNVKDSIILENVKGSDHAPLELLL from the coding sequence ATGAAAATTCTATCATGGAACGTTAATGGCATAAGGGCAGCCGTTAAAAATGGTATATTAAATTTTATAAATGAAGAGAATCCGGAAATTGTACTTTTACAGGAAATCAAGAGCGGTAAAAATGACCTGCCTGAGGAATTACACCACATGGGCTATAAGATCTTTATAAATCCTGCTGAAAAAAAGGGTTACAGTGGTACAATGGCTCTCTCAAAGGTTGAGCCCCTGGATTATTCAAGCGGCATTGGCATTAAGGATTATGACTCAGAGGGCAGGGTTCAGATTTTAAAATATGATAATTTTTACATAATAAACACATATTTTCCAAACTCGCAGCATGGATTAACAAGGCTTGACTATAAAATTGACTTTGATAATAAATTCCTTGAATTCTGTGAAAAACTTAGAAAGGAAAAGCCTTTGATAATAACAGGGGATTTCAACGTTGCACATGAGGAAATAGATATAGCAAGACCAAAGGACAATGAGAACAATGCAGGATTTACAATACAGGAGAGAAACTGGATGACCGAATTTTTAAACCATGGATACATAGACACTTATAGATATTTTCACAAGGAGCCTGGCCATTACTCATGGTGGTCATACCGTTTTAATGCAAGGGCCAAAAACATTGGCTGGCGTATAGATTATTTTATAGTTACAGATGATTTTATAAAAAATGTTAAGGATTCAATAATACTTGAGAATGTAAAGGGATCAGATCATGCGCCTCTTGAGCTTTTACTCTGA
- a CDS encoding ribosome assembly factor SBDS: protein MVNTDDAIIARYESHGHRFEILIDPASVDKIRSGNIDVEKDMALDEIFKDARKGERAGEESLKEVFKTTDVSQIAIEIVRKGEVQLTTDQRRKMTEEKKRQIINEIVRQAINPQTNTPIPAIRIEEAMEEAKFHVDPFKSTEEQVQAVLKAIRPLIPIRFEKTRLAIKMSGEDYGKAYGDIAKVGSIIKEEWSNSGDYMCIIEIPAGMQGEVIDMINKRSRGNAEVKILK from the coding sequence ATGGTAAATACCGATGATGCCATAATAGCAAGATACGAATCACATGGCCATCGTTTTGAGATACTTATTGACCCGGCATCAGTTGATAAGATAAGATCCGGTAATATAGACGTTGAAAAGGACATGGCCCTTGATGAGATATTTAAGGATGCAAGAAAGGGAGAGAGGGCCGGTGAGGAATCATTAAAGGAGGTTTTTAAGACCACGGATGTGTCACAGATAGCAATAGAGATAGTTAGAAAGGGCGAGGTACAGTTAACAACAGACCAGAGAAGAAAGATGACAGAGGAAAAGAAAAGGCAGATAATAAATGAGATAGTAAGGCAGGCAATAAATCCACAGACAAACACGCCGATACCTGCAATAAGAATAGAGGAGGCCATGGAGGAGGCAAAGTTTCATGTTGATCCATTTAAAAGCACCGAGGAGCAGGTTCAGGCAGTTTTAAAGGCAATAAGGCCCTTAATACCAATAAGATTTGAAAAGACAAGGCTTGCAATAAAGATGTCCGGAGAGGACTATGGGAAGGCATATGGTGACATAGCGAAGGTTGGTAGCATAATAAAGGAGGAATGGTCAAATTCCGGTGATTATATGTGCATTATTGAGATACCTGCGGGCATGCAGGGAGAGGTCATAGACATGATAAACAAAAGATCCAGGGGAAATGCCGAGGTAAAAATATTAAAATGA
- a CDS encoding ATP/GTP-binding protein gives MIGSLFIAGPAGTGKSTFAGAFNDWLISQGFDSIIVNLDPGSDFMPYNPEIDIKEKISLNDIMSNYSLGPNGAQIVAADMILENINYIKEKLENYPDYYVIFDTPGQIELFSFRPSSPYLVKALTNNKAMIAFVSDAVVSSMPSGYISEKMLYASLYSRFYVPMLFILNKIDLIGSEKVDEIIKWEDDPDILLDAFREEKGDMLKDYFENIVQALSNSGIMNKIYPVSSKDSFGMEDVYSEISNFFTGGEDTDTMYRDD, from the coding sequence ATGATTGGCTCTCTTTTTATAGCAGGTCCTGCGGGAACTGGCAAATCAACTTTTGCCGGCGCATTTAATGACTGGCTGATCTCACAGGGTTTTGACTCAATAATTGTTAATCTGGATCCAGGATCAGATTTCATGCCATACAATCCGGAAATAGACATTAAGGAAAAGATATCATTAAATGATATAATGAGCAATTACTCACTTGGACCAAACGGTGCACAGATAGTTGCAGCAGACATGATACTTGAAAACATCAATTATATAAAGGAAAAACTTGAAAACTATCCTGATTACTATGTTATATTTGATACACCAGGTCAGATAGAGCTCTTTAGTTTCAGGCCAAGCAGCCCGTATCTTGTTAAGGCATTAACAAACAATAAGGCAATGATAGCATTTGTATCAGATGCCGTTGTATCATCAATGCCCTCAGGATATATATCAGAGAAGATGCTCTATGCATCACTGTACTCAAGATTTTATGTGCCAATGCTCTTCATTTTAAATAAAATAGATCTTATAGGCTCTGAAAAGGTTGATGAAATCATCAAATGGGAGGATGACCCGGACATACTTTTGGATGCCTTCAGGGAAGAAAAGGGAGATATGCTAAAGGATTACTTTGAAAACATAGTCCAGGCACTTTCAAACTCAGGAATAATGAACAAAATATATCCGGTTTCATCAAAGGATTCATTCGGCATGGAGGATGTATACTCCGAGATCTCAAATTTCTTTACCGGTGGCGAGGACACCGATACAATGTACAGGGATGATTAA
- the thpR gene encoding RNA 2',3'-cyclic phosphodiesterase, whose amino-acid sequence MMKRCFIASPVNIGDEILNNIEFHGKPVSPDIMHITYYFYGNINETKIERICSDLLKIDFKRFKIKITGLGAFPSKRDARIVYLSIKSDELMMLQRQISRLLSLSSKDFIPHITLYRSKTPVKLPDVKLDYDYEITKVCLYESIFENKRIYREICCKNMY is encoded by the coding sequence ATGATGAAGAGATGCTTCATAGCCTCACCTGTGAATATCGGAGACGAAATATTAAATAATATTGAATTTCACGGCAAGCCTGTTTCACCTGATATAATGCATATAACATACTATTTCTATGGAAATATAAATGAGACAAAGATAGAAAGAATATGCAGCGATCTTTTGAAAATTGATTTTAAAAGATTTAAAATTAAGATCACAGGCCTTGGAGCCTTTCCATCAAAGAGGGATGCCAGAATCGTATATTTATCAATAAAAAGTGATGAATTGATGATGCTGCAAAGGCAGATTTCGAGGCTTTTGTCACTGTCATCAAAGGATTTTATACCGCATATTACACTTTACAGATCAAAAACGCCTGTGAAACTTCCAGATGTTAAATTAGATTATGACTATGAGATAACAAAGGTCTGCTTATATGAAAGCATCTTTGAAAATAAGAGGATATACAGGGAGATATGCTGTAAAAATATGTATTAA